Proteins encoded by one window of Streptomyces sp. NBC_01477:
- a CDS encoding aminotransferase class I/II-fold pyridoxal phosphate-dependent enzyme, which yields MTQSPPLDITGPHRHRNNATMLEVADPAWRKAADAGLIGIHVDTPDANNRLVVKETGHEFVNMCSVGYLGLNHHPAVIQGAIDALQEAQATWLVVSTTRIRHNLMVQMEEELGELFGAHVLPGTSCTALTAGILPLIGSGHLGGDGQPRVMVFDRFCHFCMSYVKPVCAEETLVLTCDHNDLDQLEKICRQYPRVAYVADGAYSMGGATALAGLKELQDRYGLFLYIDDSHSLSLVGEHGEGFVRSQLEMNDLTVIVASLGKGFGTGGGIAMLGSRAMFEFLHRHAGPVGWSQNMSLPLVGASLASAAIHRSPELGELQRRLHANIDHFDRVYPTPFAGNGLPVRRITVGEADDAVRLSAELYQRGFYSSAVFFPIVPRGEAGLRIMLRSDLSTEKIDEFADSVRDVMAAL from the coding sequence ATGACGCAAAGTCCCCCGCTCGACATCACCGGCCCCCACCGGCACCGCAACAACGCCACGATGCTGGAGGTCGCCGACCCCGCGTGGCGCAAGGCAGCGGACGCCGGGCTCATCGGCATCCATGTCGACACCCCCGACGCCAACAACCGGCTCGTGGTCAAGGAGACCGGGCACGAGTTCGTCAACATGTGCTCGGTCGGCTACTTGGGGCTCAACCACCACCCGGCGGTCATCCAGGGCGCCATCGACGCCCTCCAGGAGGCGCAGGCCACCTGGCTGGTGGTCTCGACCACCCGGATCCGCCACAACCTCATGGTGCAGATGGAGGAGGAGCTGGGCGAGTTGTTCGGCGCGCACGTCCTGCCGGGCACCTCCTGCACCGCGCTGACCGCGGGCATCCTGCCGCTGATCGGCTCGGGCCACCTGGGCGGCGACGGGCAGCCGCGCGTCATGGTCTTCGACCGCTTCTGCCACTTCTGCATGTCGTACGTGAAGCCCGTGTGCGCCGAGGAGACCCTGGTCCTGACCTGCGACCACAACGACCTCGACCAGCTGGAGAAGATCTGCCGGCAGTACCCGCGGGTCGCGTACGTGGCCGACGGGGCGTACTCGATGGGCGGGGCGACGGCGCTGGCCGGCCTGAAGGAACTCCAGGACAGGTACGGGCTGTTCCTCTACATCGACGACTCGCACTCGCTGTCCCTGGTCGGCGAGCACGGCGAGGGGTTCGTCCGCTCGCAGCTGGAGATGAACGACCTGACGGTGATCGTCGCCAGCCTGGGCAAGGGCTTCGGCACCGGCGGCGGCATCGCGATGCTCGGCAGCCGCGCGATGTTCGAGTTCCTGCACCGGCACGCGGGACCGGTGGGATGGTCGCAGAACATGTCGCTGCCGCTGGTGGGCGCCTCACTGGCCAGCGCCGCGATCCACCGCTCGCCCGAACTGGGCGAACTCCAGCGCCGGCTGCACGCGAACATCGACCACTTCGACCGCGTCTATCCCACGCCCTTCGCGGGCAACGGACTTCCGGTCCGCCGGATCACCGTCGGCGAGGCGGACGACGCCGTCCGGCTGTCCGCCGAGCTGTACCAGCGGGGCTTCTACAGCTCCGCGGTCTTCTTCCCCATCGTCCCGCGCGGCGAGGCGGGGCTGCGCATCATGCTCCGCTCGGATCTGAGCACGGAGAAGATCGACGAGTTCGCGGACAGCGTCCGGGATGTGATGGCCGCCCTCTGA
- a CDS encoding MaoC family dehydratase: protein MLTGYERIGEQRYRESVGFHYEEFTVGDVIEHRPGRTVTETDNVLMSMLAMNLSPLHIDAAYCETLPWGKPLVSSLVTLSIVGGMTVRSTSGRALANLGWDHIRLPAPVFAGDTLYAQSEILAKRLSRSRPGEGIVSCRTTGTKSTGEVVLVYERSFLVPCRAGAGGAAAAYPAVPDAPPAPPSPAGSAPRESA, encoded by the coding sequence CTGCTCACGGGCTACGAGCGGATCGGCGAGCAGCGCTACCGCGAGTCGGTGGGCTTCCACTACGAGGAGTTCACCGTGGGCGACGTCATCGAGCACCGCCCCGGCCGTACGGTCACCGAGACGGACAACGTGCTGATGAGCATGCTGGCCATGAACCTCTCCCCGCTGCACATCGACGCCGCCTACTGCGAGACGCTGCCGTGGGGCAAGCCGCTGGTCTCCAGCCTCGTGACGCTCAGCATCGTCGGCGGGATGACCGTGCGCAGCACCAGCGGCCGGGCGCTGGCCAACCTCGGCTGGGACCACATCCGGCTGCCCGCGCCGGTCTTCGCCGGCGACACCCTCTACGCGCAGAGCGAGATCCTCGCCAAACGGCTCTCGCGCAGCCGCCCGGGCGAGGGGATCGTGTCCTGCCGGACGACCGGGACGAAGTCCACCGGCGAGGTGGTGCTGGTCTACGAGCGCAGCTTCCTGGTGCCGTGCAGGGCCGGGGCGGGCGGCGCGGCAGCCGCGTACCCGGCCGTGCCCGACGCGCCGCCCGCCCCGCCGTCGCCGGCCGGGTCCGCACCGCGGGAGTCGGCGTGA